In Thermus sp. LT1-2-5, the genomic window ACCTCCCCGTCCCGTTCCACCCTCCCCTCCGCCTGGGCCTGGGCCAGGGCGGTCCGCAGGTGCAGGGCCAGGACCTCCACAAGCCTGACCTGGGGGCCCCTCCCCTTGCGCTTCCCCTTAGCCCCTTCCCGTCCACCCCCAGGACCTCCCCTATCCCTGCCTTGGGGAAGACCACCAGGGGAGCCTCCTGGGTCCTGTAGGGGTCTAGGCGGTGGAGAAGAAGGGTGAGGATGGGGGTGCGGAACTTGGGCCAACGCCTCGCCTAGGGTCATGGGGCGATGTCTACTCCAAAGGGGGTATAACGGCCAAGTCTGGGTGTTGAAAGGGATGAAGACGGGGATGGAAGATGGATATTAGGCGAAGGGAAGACGAAAACAGCGAAGGTGCGCGCGTTCTGGAGCTTGGGGCCTATGCCCCCAAGATACGGGCTCTACTTGCAGATTTTCCTTCCCCCTCCCCCGCCGGGGCGCAAGGTGATTTACCAGGCAAGCTCATTCTGGTGTTACGAACTCTACTAGTGGAACAAACTCACATTGTGGTACGCTAAAGGCATGGACCACCCGACTCCTGGGGCGTATACCACCCACCTGGGGGCTAAGGGGCGCCTCGTCCTGCCCAAAGAGGTGCGTAAGGCCCTGGGCCTGAAGGAAGGGGACCGGATCCTCCTCCGGGTGCGCGAGGACGGAACCCTGGAGCTCCTACCCGCTCGCCAGGTGGCCCGGAGGGCCCGGGGCAGGTTCGCCCACCTCCTCCAGGGTCAGAGCCTCGTGGAGGAGCTTCTGGCGGAGCGCCGGGAAGAGGCCCGACGGGAGGAAGGATGAGGGTGGTGCTGGACGCCTCCGCCCTCCTGGCCCTACTCGGGGACGAGCCCGGGGCCGAGCGGGTGGAGGAGGCCCTGGAGGAAGGGGCGTACCTGAGCGCCGTGAACTTGGCCGAGGTCCTCTCCAAGCTGGCCGAGCGCGGGGTGGATCCCGTTTCCGCCCGGGCGGAGATGGAGCGGGAAGGGCTTTTGGGGGCTTTGGTGGAGGTGGTCCCCTTTGGGGAGGAGGACGCCCTGGAAGTGGCCCGTTTGAGGCCCTTGACCCGTTTCGCGGGGCTTTCCTTTGGCGACCGGGCCTGCTTGGCCTTGGCAAGGCGGCTAGGGCTTTGTGCCCTCACCGCGGACCGCTCATGGGCGGAGCTCGACCTAGGCGTGCGTGTGGAAGTGCTCCGCTCGTGAGGACTTCCTCGGACCTCGGGCTCGAGTCTGAGGTGCCTCTACCCGGCTTCTGAAAGCGCTAGCCCGCGCTGAGTACGCAGACGGGCAACGTCCCTAGAGGGCGCAGTGCCAAAGAAGTGGCGGTACTCCCGCACAAACTGGGAGGGACTGGCGTAACCCACCTCACGGGCCACCTGGGCCACGGCTAGGCCTTCCAGGAGAAGCTTTCTGGCTTCCTGGAGACGCAAGGCTTTCTGGTACTGCAGCGGGGTAAGGGAGGTCAGGCGTTTGAAGTGGTGATAAAAAGCGCTCTTGCCCAAGTGGGTGAGCCGGACTAAAACTCCCACATCCAAGGGCTCGCGGAAGTGGGCTCGAATGTGATCTATAGCCCGGGCAATGCGGCGTAGGTGGGGGTCCAATAGGCTGAGCTGGGCCAGAATGGGGTTTGCCTGGAGGAGGCGGAGGAGCATCTCCTGCCGATAGAGGGGGGCAAGGAGCTTTTGGTCCTTGGGGTCTCCCAGCGCTTTCAAGAAGCGTGAGGCAGCCTCCAACAACTCAGAAGAGGTGGTCCCGGCAAAAACCGGGCGGGCCTCTCCAGGTAGGAGCCCCTCGGGGTAGACCTTGGCCGCAAGCTCCGCCAGCTCCACCGGGTCCAAAACGAGCTTTAGACACAGGAAGGGGCGCTCGGGGGACGCCTCGAGGACCTGGGCCCTGAGAGGCAGGTCCAACGTGGTGATGAGCACGCGAGCGGGATCGTAGCGCACCACCTCCCGCCCATAAAAGACCGCCTTGGCTCCTTGAGCCACCAGACAGACCGCGGGCTCGTACAGCGCTGGCCGGACCTCGGACTCGCGCTTGGAATTCCGGTACACGTAGGCCCCAGGAACGGGCAGGGGAAAACTGCCATCCTCCGGCGCATAGCGGAGGAGCCGTTCCGCTAAGCCACCTAATAAGCCGTTGAACTCAGCGCCTTGGCGATGCGCCATAACCCCATCTTAAACGTCCTGGTCACGCCTGGAAAATTAGGCATGCACCCCGGAGGATTAGGCAACATCCCTGAGCGGAGAAGCGCCATCCTGAAACAGGAGGGTTAGGCATGCGGGCCACAATAATGTACGGACCCCAGAAGGTGCGGCTGGAGCGAGTACCCGACCCGGTAATCGCGGAGCCTACGGATGCCATTGTCCGAGTTTTGGTCTCCTGCATTTGCGGCTCGGACCTTTGGCCCTACCGAGGGTTTG contains:
- a CDS encoding AraC family transcriptional regulator, with the translated sequence MAHRQGAEFNGLLGGLAERLLRYAPEDGSFPLPVPGAYVYRNSKRESEVRPALYEPAVCLVAQGAKAVFYGREVVRYDPARVLITTLDLPLRAQVLEASPERPFLCLKLVLDPVELAELAAKVYPEGLLPGEARPVFAGTTSSELLEAASRFLKALGDPKDQKLLAPLYRQEMLLRLLQANPILAQLSLLDPHLRRIARAIDHIRAHFREPLDVGVLVRLTHLGKSAFYHHFKRLTSLTPLQYQKALRLQEARKLLLEGLAVAQVAREVGYASPSQFVREYRHFFGTAPSRDVARLRTQRGLALSEAG
- a CDS encoding AbrB/MazE/SpoVT family DNA-binding domain-containing protein, which codes for MDHPTPGAYTTHLGAKGRLVLPKEVRKALGLKEGDRILLRVREDGTLELLPARQVARRARGRFAHLLQGQSLVEELLAERREEARREEG
- a CDS encoding type II toxin-antitoxin system VapC family toxin, whose amino-acid sequence is MRVVLDASALLALLGDEPGAERVEEALEEGAYLSAVNLAEVLSKLAERGVDPVSARAEMEREGLLGALVEVVPFGEEDALEVARLRPLTRFAGLSFGDRACLALARRLGLCALTADRSWAELDLGVRVEVLRS